From the Porites lutea chromosome 5, jaPorLute2.1, whole genome shotgun sequence genome, the window CATCACCAGTCTTGAGTGTACAGCAGTTTTATCAGAATGGCCATAATATAATCATTTTTTCGGACTTATGCCAAGTGGTTTTAAAGACTTGGGGGTCATACAACAATTTATATAACATGTTGAAAAAACATGGAATCGGGACATGCCGATTTGATCACTTACAGCTTAGATGGCTGAAGAATTCTGGATTTGTTAATCTCCAAgttaaaaattgttcatttattATCGAGAAAGATTTCTATCAAATACTTCACAAATATGATGAGGAGAACAACACTGATCGTGCAAAAAGAATTCAGCTGTCAAGTCCAATTACGATGGATAATCTTAGCAAAACAAACACACAGTCTCAGGGTGGGAAAAAGTACTGTAACAATGATATTTTGGCTGTTGGTAGAAAGACCTCAAGTCAAATCTGTGGATCTTCAATTCAGAACACATACACATATCTCTCTACGAATCAAGATCAAGATTTCGTAACCTTGTCTGAAGCTTATAGATTATTTGAAACCAAGTTCAGAAGGCCAGACCTTTTAAACCTGGTGTTACACAATCTAAAGATAAATGTATGTAAGTTAACAGCAAATGAAATGGCAAGGGTTGATACTAATGCTGGAGTCATGTGTAATGATGACACTTTAAGAGAACTGTATATAACTAGAGAAGATTTTGAGCACGTCTTACAGTACACCTCAGCTTTTCTTGATACAAGTCCAGCCACTGTTTCATCTGGTCATTTGGAAGCATTCAGTAATTCTATGGCCAAGAAAGGGAACAACACAGAGGCACACAACTCAGCTGGATTAGTATCTAGTTCCTCTTCAACAACCTCTGAAACACCTATGTTGTCTGACACTGGAAACTTCTTAGAATCAGAAACAGCAAAAGAAAGCAACAGTGTCCCTAGCTGTGTAATTAGAACTTGTCTGGTGGAGGGCGAAGTTGTTGTGTGTGTTCCTGATCTGCGCAAAGTCGTTATTGATCTGTATGGTCAAAGCGTCCAAGTTGGCAGCTTAATGCATCGGCTTGGAATTCCAACACACCGTTTCTCAAGCATGATCTTGAAGCATCTCAAAGGTCACAACATCTTGAGTTCAAGAGCAACCCTTTGTACTTACATCACAAAGGCAGATGCTGAAAGACTGCTCAAGATGTACCACATGTGTAATCGTTCCGAGAACCAAAGCGAAGATCCACCAAGAATTGAGTGGAGTGAGCCGATCATTCTTGCAAATGACTTCAATGCAACCCATGGAGACCACCTAGCATCACCACAGCTGCAGCAGTGTGTTCAAGCTGAATTAAAGGTTCCCTTGTTTATCATAAACCAGCAAGTGGTTGTTGCTATGCCAGATGTTCATAGAGCTGTTCAATTGCTGAATGGTAACAGTGTGCAGTTACGTTACAATCTTGACAAGCTAGGAATTGTCAAACACAAATACTCCTACTCTGATGTACTTCATCTGAAAGTTTTAGGTCACATTAACAGGCCAAGTGTGTGCACATACATCACTAGAGCAGACTTTGATGTCCTTCTACAGTTTTACACAACTTCTGCAAATGAACACAAATTGAAGTTAATTGAATTACAGGAGCCAGTAGTGGTAGAGAGAATGGAGAGCAATTCTGACAGCACTTTTAGTGCTGGGGCTGGTGAAGAAGTTGAAGATGAGGATGAAACTAATAAGGATCAGGTTGATGAATATTCTATATCTGATCTTTACAAAGTATTTGTGGGTGATGACCTAGATTCCACTCAGAGCAGCCAAAATAATACTGATGATAATCTACAAGAGCAAATTTCTCAATGCAGGTCACCACCAACAAGTGTCAGCATCTTGCCTTCTTCACAACTCAATATTGTTAATCCTGACTCGGATAATGAAGCTGTCGGTGATGAATGTCAAGAAAGTACAATGACTTACAAAATAGTTTCCCCAAGTCTTTCAGATGCTGGCTCATTTTCCATAGCAGAGCTGGTCACTCATCCCAGTACAGCTGTTTCAAGCCATGTATCTTCTGTGTCACCTCAGCCTAGTGGGACACCTGATGGAGGTCATGTCTGTGTCAAAGCAGTGGAAGGTGAAGAACACAGCAAAAATATTAGCCCTCCAGCGACAGGTGTCTTTCTTGTTGGGATCAGACCCACTGTTGACAGTCCAAAGGGTGTGTCCAAGGAGATCCATTCTATTACTGGAACCCATGTTGTTCATCCTTCACCTTCTCTTAGCACAATTCTTCCTGCTTTTGGTTTGCGTGATGCACACTTAGGTGTCATCACACATCATGGCATCACAGAGCGTGTTCCATCCATTCCAACAGATTATAACATCCATTCAACATGTGCCACAACTGCTAGCAGATATGGGGTGATGCCTTCAGTTGGTTTGAGTCCTACAAGCTGTGGTAAGATATTAGTCTATAATCTTGACTTGGTTGTTTGATATCATTCTTGATCCTTAAAATCTACTTCTTTGGTAAACACCCAGGAAAACAACAATATACATTAGGCAAGAGCCTAGTCCCCTACACAGCCATTTGTTGTGTTGCCATGCAACACCCCTCCCCAAGGATCATTCCAAGGGGCACTgcgggacaaaaaaaaaagtatgcTTGGGAGACTAGCTACAGCCAAGTGAGGTTCCACTTAAGCAAACTAGCAATCAGCTCTATATCATGATCAGTGTGCACGCACTGAACTAAACCTGCATGCCCTTACTCCTTTAAGAGAGTTAATGCACATTTATGAAATACTGGAAAGCCAAAATTGGTCATGGATGGATGGTATTCATGCTGCTTCTTTGAACAAGTCCCTTGCAATTTGCCAATCATAAGTGGAAACAACAAGGTAGACAAGCACCAATTCATTTTTGTATTATAGGTTATTGATCATGTCAtaataatttcctttttatgGAATCAGTGATTTTACTGCCCAAGCAGACCTACCATAGGAGAAAAAAGTTACTTGCTTGGATGTAAGCATCtaatttttcctgaaaaatattAATACCATGTCATCAGAGGTAGTGAGGGAAAAGGAAGTTATCATTttttaaatgactttttttaacAGGTCACTGTCATCAAAGCAGCAAAAGACCAACTGAAGATTTAGTGAGTCATCCAAGAGTGTTTGAACAACCAGCCAAAAAATATAGAGGTATATTTTGCATGGGTTGTTTTCATTGTTAACGTATTTAAAATCAATGTGTTTGGGCTATTAGCCCCTGATATGTACCCTGCAGACTGGATACAATACATTATTTGATCTCGACAAGTCTCTGATTTCCTTTATTTCAGTGAGTGATGAAGATTTATTAAAGACCCTTCAGCGTAAagaaactgaaatgaaaattttacatgGTGAGAGAAGTAGTTTTCATGAATTGCTTCTACAGTTGATCCTTCATTAAGCTCCTTCTATGAAGTGTATGGCCACCCTCTATTAATGAGTGGACAGTAATCAAAGTCCCAAAATAATATTGTCACAAAGACTATATCATTGTAAATGAAACCTCTATTGAGTGGCCACTTCCATCAAGTGCCCGTGCCACATTTTGGCCATGCTGACAAGAGTTCTCTTGGCACCTCTAACTAGGGAccaaccatttgacttttgaggggggcgGATCATGGTATGGgcgatttcagaaaaaaatatcctgcagactgatttTTTCAAGGGGAAAAAATCTTGCAGGGAAATACCTGGGGAAAAAATATCTTGCACTGAAAAAAGTAACTCTCATGGCATATAGCAACAGGGTTTGTACAGAtctttggatccaaaattcaagactttttccataCTTTCTTccaaaacaacaatttctttttccagacccaaggttatcaaataggtgatctatagagaccttaaaaaaagcaggaacaaagcttttttcatcATGCACTGCAAACAAACAGGCAAGATTGAATAAGATATCCAAAACTAACAAATATCACTTCTaaagcacttgttgtagctttgaaaagTTAGTGCTGTAACAGTGGTGATGATAGTGATAATGCTGGTGATGATGACAGTTCAGTTTATTCACACCTGTATACAATATTGACACTGTATATAGTAACGTaggaataaaataacaaattagagagaaaaagaaaagaaatacattaaTGACTTTGGTAGAAGTGTGCGGTGGTTAGAGGAGCTTAGCTTTTGAGCTAACCACTGCGGACAACTATGGTAATGGTCATAGTAACAGTGGTGATGATAGTGATAATGCTGGTGATGACgacagttcagttcagtttagtTTATTCACACCTGTTTATAATATTGACACTGTATATAGTAACGTgggaataaaataacaaattagagagaaaaagaaaaaaaagacattaatGACTTTGGTAGAAGTGTGCGGTGGTGAGAGGAGCTTAGCTTTTGAGCTAGCCACTGCAGACAACTATGGTAATGGTCATAGTAACAGTGGTGATGATAGTGTTGAAAATGAAGTGATGTTAATGATTATTGCAATGAAAACATTGAGGATGGTGATGTTGAGGATGAAATCTGTCTTAAATTAACATGGAGTCGcacgttgaaaaaaaaaactgtgtatTGACTTGCATTTAGATGCATATCAAGGGCAAATAAAACAGGAAAGAGAAAACAGACTTGTGATGCAACAAGAGTTGGACCGGTTAAAGGGTATGTTACTTATTACCTTAGACTCTTGTCATGGGCATTCAAGCCTTAAATGACAAAGGTACCCTCCTTTTCATGGTATCAGGATGAATATAGAGAAGCTTCAGCATCTGAGTATCAGAAACTACTGTTCTGAGCCTTCTTTTTGTGTGGTGGTGAGCTTCCAGGTCTTAATCCACTCTATACACTAACTTGATGAATTCGTGTAATCACAATATTGTTGTAATTTGAATTACTGACTTAACTTTGCACATAACCCCAAAAAGGAAGGAGATATATGGGTGTGGCCATGTATGTGTGGCACCTAGTTTATTTGCTTTGGTTGGGGGTGGGGGTAATTTGGTT encodes:
- the LOC140936479 gene encoding uncharacterized protein, translated to MAEDPLTIIPADMSELSSTSVDGSEHFYNRDKIVKASVCINDGETSPVLSVQQFYQNGHNIIIFSDLCQVVLKTWGSYNNLYNMLKKHGIGTCRFDHLQLRWLKNSGFVNLQVKNCSFIIEKDFYQILHKYDEENNTDRAKRIQLSSPITMDNLSKTNTQSQGGKKYCNNDILAVGRKTSSQICGSSIQNTYTYLSTNQDQDFVTLSEAYRLFETKFRRPDLLNLVLHNLKINVCKLTANEMARVDTNAGVMCNDDTLRELYITREDFEHVLQYTSAFLDTSPATVSSGHLEAFSNSMAKKGNNTEAHNSAGLVSSSSSTTSETPMLSDTGNFLESETAKESNSVPSCVIRTCLVEGEVVVCVPDLRKVVIDLYGQSVQVGSLMHRLGIPTHRFSSMILKHLKGHNILSSRATLCTYITKADAERLLKMYHMCNRSENQSEDPPRIEWSEPIILANDFNATHGDHLASPQLQQCVQAELKVPLFIINQQVVVAMPDVHRAVQLLNGNSVQLRYNLDKLGIVKHKYSYSDVLHLKVLGHINRPSVCTYITRADFDVLLQFYTTSANEHKLKLIELQEPVVVERMESNSDSTFSAGAGEEVEDEDETNKDQVDEYSISDLYKVFVGDDLDSTQSSQNNTDDNLQEQISQCRSPPTSVSILPSSQLNIVNPDSDNEAVGDECQESTMTYKIVSPSLSDAGSFSIAELVTHPSTAVSSHVSSVSPQPSGTPDGGHVCVKAVEGEEHSKNISPPATGVFLVGIRPTVDSPKGVSKEIHSITGTHVVHPSPSLSTILPAFGLRDAHLGVITHHGITERVPSIPTDYNIHSTCATTASRYGVMPSVGLSPTSCGHCHQSSKRPTEDLVSHPRVFEQPAKKYRVSDEDLLKTLQRKETEMKILHDAYQGQIKQERENRLVMQQELDRLKDSNTALLKNIERKELEMQILHDSYKLQMDSERKRREELENEVFHLRAKLGVSVKQEPS